The following proteins are co-located in the Mycolicibacterium goodii genome:
- a CDS encoding hemophore-related protein: MITLSRTKLAIAAVGFAAALPLSAGVASAQPDFTAVVNTTCSYEQVIAALNAQQPDLAYQVNSSPVAQGMLRNFLAAPPAERQQTVNQLQTNPMAQQYFGTISSIANSCSKY, from the coding sequence GTGATCACGTTGTCGCGCACAAAACTGGCGATCGCAGCCGTCGGGTTCGCGGCTGCCCTGCCGCTGTCGGCCGGCGTCGCGTCCGCACAGCCCGACTTCACCGCGGTCGTCAACACGACCTGCAGCTATGAGCAGGTGATCGCCGCGCTCAACGCGCAGCAGCCGGATCTGGCGTACCAGGTGAACTCCTCGCCGGTGGCTCAGGGAATGCTGCGCAACTTCCTGGCCGCACCACCGGCCGAACGTCAGCAGACGGTGAACCAGCTGCAGACCAACCCGATGGCGCAGCAGTACTTCGGCACCATCTCCTCGATCGCCAACTCCTGCAGCAAGTACTGA
- a CDS encoding cytochrome P450, with amino-acid sequence MSTDDVTTDDDREKITYHFDRHTPEYRLQFEKITEEMHTRCPVAWTETYNGHWVAAGSNEVFELARCPAVSNHHDISGETPFQGITIPKASRATVVRGGILEMDEPEHSAYRGALNPYLSPAAIKRWEPFVDEITRAAIDEHIESGRIDFVEHLANVVPAVFTLAMMGIELKKWNVYSEPTHASVYTPEHAPEREKINEQHREMGIDLINNMMEIRQNPRPGLVNALLQLRIDGEPAPDMEILGNLGLIIGGGFDTTTALTAHALEWLGEHPADRERLSRERDTLLNPATEEFLRFFTPAPGDGRTFSEDAEVAGYKFNRYERLWLSWAMANRDPSVFDKPNEVILDRKGNRHFSFGIGVHRCVGSNVARTVFKSMLTAVLDRMPDYVCDPEGTVHYDTIGVIQGMRNLPATFAPSRPLGPGLDETLEKLQRICNEQELARPITERKERAVID; translated from the coding sequence GTGAGCACCGATGATGTCACGACCGACGACGACCGCGAGAAGATCACGTACCACTTCGATCGGCACACGCCGGAATACCGGCTGCAGTTCGAGAAGATCACCGAGGAGATGCACACCCGGTGTCCTGTGGCATGGACCGAGACCTACAACGGTCACTGGGTGGCCGCGGGCAGCAACGAGGTCTTCGAACTCGCCCGCTGCCCCGCGGTGTCCAATCACCACGACATCAGCGGTGAGACACCGTTCCAGGGCATCACGATCCCGAAGGCGAGCCGCGCCACCGTCGTCCGCGGCGGCATCCTGGAGATGGACGAACCCGAGCACAGCGCCTACCGCGGTGCGCTCAACCCCTACCTGTCGCCGGCGGCGATCAAACGGTGGGAACCGTTCGTCGACGAGATCACCCGCGCCGCGATCGACGAGCACATCGAATCGGGTCGCATCGACTTCGTCGAACACCTGGCCAATGTGGTGCCCGCGGTGTTCACGCTCGCGATGATGGGCATCGAACTCAAGAAGTGGAACGTCTACAGCGAGCCGACCCACGCCTCGGTGTACACCCCTGAGCACGCCCCCGAACGCGAGAAGATCAACGAGCAGCACCGCGAGATGGGCATCGACCTCATCAACAACATGATGGAGATCCGGCAGAACCCGCGGCCGGGCCTGGTCAACGCCCTGCTGCAACTGCGCATCGACGGCGAGCCCGCACCGGACATGGAGATCCTGGGCAACCTCGGATTGATCATCGGCGGCGGTTTCGACACCACGACGGCGCTGACGGCGCACGCGCTCGAGTGGCTCGGCGAGCACCCCGCCGACCGTGAGCGGCTCAGCCGCGAGCGCGACACGCTGCTGAACCCCGCCACCGAGGAGTTCCTGCGGTTCTTCACCCCGGCACCCGGCGACGGACGCACATTCTCCGAGGACGCCGAGGTGGCCGGATACAAGTTCAACCGGTACGAGCGGCTGTGGCTGTCGTGGGCGATGGCCAACCGCGACCCGTCGGTGTTCGACAAGCCCAACGAGGTGATCCTCGACCGCAAGGGAAACCGCCATTTCAGCTTCGGCATCGGCGTGCACCGGTGCGTGGGCTCCAACGTGGCGCGCACGGTGTTCAAGTCGATGCTCACCGCGGTGCTGGACCGCATGCCCGACTACGTGTGCGATCCCGAGGGCACCGTGCACTACGACACCATCGGTGTCATCCAGGGCATGCGCAACCTTCCCGCCACGTTCGCACCGAGCAGGCCGCTGGGTCCCGGGCTGGACGAGACGCTGGAGAAACTGCAGCGCATCTGCAATGAGCAGGAGCTGGCCCGTCCGATCACCGAGCGCAAGGAACGCGCGGTCATCGACTGA